A stretch of the Musa acuminata AAA Group cultivar baxijiao chromosome BXJ2-7, Cavendish_Baxijiao_AAA, whole genome shotgun sequence genome encodes the following:
- the LOC135617953 gene encoding lysine-rich arabinogalactan protein 18-like — MDHRAVLFIALVFVAASHAGAQSPAAAPTKPVTPAPTAAPTKPATPAPAAAPTKPTPAPSTAPVATPTKAPVAAAPTTAPPAPAPMTPPPVPVPVSSPPTPPPTLSSPVPAPAAPVPAAAPPKPTDVPAPAPSKSKKKKPKTTTKKKHSAAPAPAPLAHSPPAPLAKSPAGTGESPAPSLAADQTSGAETLRHKVAGRMSAAWLLPLGFATLAWI; from the exons ATGGATCACCGCGCCGTCCTCTTCATTGCCCTCGTCTTCGTCGCGGCGTCCCACGCTGGCGCCCAATCCCCGGCCGCCGCCCCGACCAAACCCGTCACCCCCGCCCCTACTGCTGCCCCTACCAAGCCcgccactcccgctcccgctgccgccccTACCAAGCCAACCCCCGCCCCCTCCACAGCTCCGGTTGCCACCCCAACCAAAGCCCCCGTTGCGGCTGCCCCCACCACGGCCCCGCCTGCCCCCGCCCCCATGACACCTCCGCCGGTACCCGTGCCAGTGAGCTCTCCGCCTACCCCTCCGCCGACATTGTCGTCACCGGTGCCGGCACCAGCTGCTCCGGTCCCGGCCGCTGCTCCGCCGAAGCCAACGGATGTGCCCGCGCCAGCGCCGAGcaagagcaagaagaagaagccaaAGACGACGACAAAGAAGAAGCATAGCGCAGCCCCCGCCCCGGCGCCGTTAGCACACAGCCCTCCTGCACCTCTCGCCAAGTCGCCGGCGGGGACCGGCGAGTCGCCAGCACCCAGCCTTGCCGCTGACCAAACC AGTGGTGCGGAGACGCTGCGACACAAAGTAGCAGGTCGCATGTCGGCGGCGTGGCTTCTGCCGCTGGGCTTCGCCACACTGGCTTGGATATGA
- the LOC103992897 gene encoding uncharacterized protein LOC103992897: protein MAASITFPMAFFSSDRVWAVSLPRRAVHLPGCLPPRRWLAAAASRVAAEAAPDASGKRRPRGITKSRPVSPELQAVVGEAEIPRTQALKKIWAYIKENNLQDPDNKRIIVCDEKLKKIFGGRDRVGFLEISGLLNPHFGK, encoded by the exons ATGGCGGCGTCGATCACCTTCCCTATGGCATTCTTCTCCAGCGACCGCGTTTGGGCCGTCTCGCTCCCTCGTCGGGCCGTGCACCTTCCCGGCTGCTTGCCGCCAAGGAGGTGGTTGGCCGCCGCGGCGTCGCGCGTTGCCGCGGAGGCGGCGCCGGATGCGTCGGGGAAGCGGCGACCGAGGGGAATTACCAAGTCCAGGCCAGTGTCGCCCGAACTCCAGGCAGTGGTGGGCGAGGCGGAGATCCCGCGGACCCAAGCCCTCAAAAAGATATGGGCTTATATCAAGGAGAATAACCTCCAG GATCCAGACAACAAGAGGATAATAGTGTGTGACGAGAAACTAAAGAAGATATTTGGCGGAAGAGATCGTGTTGGTTTCTTGGAGATCTCAGGGCTGCTAAATCCTCATTTTGGGAAGTGA